In a single window of the Nodularia spumigena CCY9414 genome:
- a CDS encoding carbohydrate ABC transporter permease, with protein sequence MNQLKPQNWNFIKQRLTPYLFLLPALVLLVLTVFWPAIQAFYLSFTSYEDLSQPPQWIGFGNFLRLWKDAVFWKTLENTFLYLLVVVPILVMAPLGLAILVNQKLRGMNWFRAAYYTPVVISMVVAGIAWKWLYAENGLLNQLLKTLNIFPEGIPWLTSPDKLLGIVPISLASVMAVTIWKGLGYYMVIYLAGLQSIPADVYEAAAIDGSDGIRKHWDITVPLMKPYLALVAVISAISATKVFEEVFIMTQGGPLNSSKTIVYYLYEEAFSNLEISYACTIGLVLFLIILGLSVLRLAINQEEDITI encoded by the coding sequence ATGAATCAACTCAAGCCTCAAAACTGGAATTTCATCAAACAGCGACTGACTCCTTACTTATTTTTGCTACCGGCTTTAGTTCTTTTGGTTTTAACAGTTTTTTGGCCAGCAATACAAGCGTTTTACCTCAGCTTTACCAGCTACGAAGACCTTTCCCAGCCACCCCAATGGATAGGTTTTGGCAACTTTCTCCGCTTGTGGAAGGATGCAGTTTTTTGGAAAACCTTAGAAAATACTTTTCTTTATCTTTTGGTTGTTGTGCCAATTTTGGTCATGGCTCCCTTGGGGCTGGCAATTTTGGTAAATCAGAAGCTGCGAGGAATGAATTGGTTTAGAGCAGCTTACTACACCCCCGTAGTGATATCAATGGTAGTTGCTGGTATAGCTTGGAAATGGCTGTATGCAGAAAACGGCTTACTCAATCAGTTACTCAAAACTTTGAATATTTTTCCCGAAGGAATTCCCTGGTTAACCAGTCCAGATAAACTGCTGGGCATTGTACCAATTTCTCTAGCCAGTGTCATGGCTGTTACCATCTGGAAGGGACTCGGCTACTACATGGTAATTTATTTAGCGGGATTACAATCAATTCCGGCTGATGTGTATGAAGCCGCAGCTATTGATGGTTCAGATGGTATCCGCAAACACTGGGATATTACCGTACCCTTGATGAAGCCTTATTTAGCGCTAGTGGCGGTAATTTCTGCGATTTCGGCGACTAAAGTCTTTGAAGAAGTATTTATTATGACCCAAGGCGGTCCACTAAATAGCTCAAAAACCATTGTTTACTATTTGTATGAAGAAGCCTTTAGTAATTTAGAAATTAGCTATGCTTGCACAATTGGATTAGTCTTATTTTTGATTATTTTAGGGTTATCGGTTTTAAGATTAGCGATTAATCAAGAGGAAGATATTACAATTTAA
- a CDS encoding GIY-YIG nuclease family protein: MESENNLPIEHQNVPVNHRGLHEFLYSSDDEHDTTEVAVTPAFGNNGGEIMPLETWRTADQNAKIAGVYAVLDAEGETQYIGYSRNVLLSLNGHVSQYGEQKCAFVRVQTFKFPKRQEMEDLRDAWIAELETTPPGNAAEGGMWASTVGEAAKAVMSEVERQAYEEKKLKLRKAMADSSLSKEIEAVDGSEAQRQRQLEAAVKNDDWSSVIDAQTEETKS, translated from the coding sequence ATGGAATCTGAGAACAATTTGCCAATTGAGCATCAAAATGTACCAGTCAATCACCGTGGCTTACATGAATTTTTGTACAGTTCTGACGATGAACACGATACCACTGAGGTGGCTGTAACGCCTGCATTCGGAAATAATGGCGGGGAGATTATGCCTCTGGAGACTTGGCGCACGGCTGATCAGAATGCGAAAATTGCGGGAGTTTACGCGGTTTTGGATGCAGAAGGCGAAACCCAATACATTGGCTATTCCCGGAATGTGTTGCTTTCTCTCAACGGTCATGTTAGCCAATATGGTGAACAAAAGTGCGCTTTTGTGCGTGTGCAAACCTTTAAGTTTCCCAAGCGTCAAGAAATGGAAGATTTGCGAGATGCTTGGATTGCAGAACTGGAAACTACACCACCTGGTAATGCTGCTGAAGGGGGAATGTGGGCTAGTACGGTAGGTGAGGCTGCTAAGGCGGTAATGTCAGAGGTGGAACGCCAAGCCTACGAGGAGAAAAAGCTAAAGTTGCGAAAAGCAATGGCTGATTCAAGTTTGTCTAAAGAAATAGAAGCGGTGGATGGGAGTGAAGCTCAACGTCAGCGTCAACTCGAAGCGGCTGTGAAGAATGATGACTGGAGTTCAGTTATTGACGCGCAGACAGAGGAAACTAAGTCTTAA
- a CDS encoding 2Fe-2S iron-sulfur cluster-binding protein: MSDKYTIKVRDRSTGEEYSLQVPGDRYILHSIEQQGGELPFSCRNGACTTCAVRVLSGDIYQPEAIGLSPALRRQGYALLCVSYARSDLEVETQDEDEVYELQFGRYFARGKVKAGLPLDED, translated from the coding sequence ATGTCTGATAAATATACGATTAAAGTCCGCGATCGCTCTACTGGCGAAGAATACAGTCTACAAGTTCCAGGCGATCGCTACATCCTTCACAGCATCGAACAACAAGGGGGGGAACTGCCGTTTTCTTGCCGCAATGGCGCTTGTACAACTTGCGCTGTGCGGGTGCTGTCTGGAGATATTTACCAACCGGAGGCGATTGGATTATCTCCGGCGTTGCGTCGTCAAGGTTACGCTTTGTTATGTGTCAGTTACGCCCGTTCTGATTTGGAGGTGGAAACTCAAGATGAGGATGAGGTTTATGAGCTACAGTTTGGGCGCTATTTTGCTAGGGGTAAAGTTAAGGCGGGTTTACCTTTAGATGAGGATTAA
- a CDS encoding thermonuclease family protein — translation MRIKIFFTQRRIRRSRSVPKGSRSRRVDAKGFFGVLVRKIVLFGSLLLLVSCQVNNQTASNQVQVKVARVVSGQSLDVLGMAEQPNLISRVRLVGIDAPDFQQRPWGDESRQVLETLIGEPEKPVILEFDVSAKDKMGRTLAYVWKDQQLLNEEVLKQGYAIFVGRSPNHKYDQRLERAQQWARLMGKGIWNPENPMRLPPAEFRRRNL, via the coding sequence ATGAGGATTAAGATTTTTTTCACGCAAAGGCGCATTCGGCGTTCGCGCAGCGTCCCGAAGGGAAGCCGTTCCCGCAGGGTAGACGCAAAGGGTTTTTTTGGGGTCTTGGTGCGGAAAATTGTGCTTTTTGGTTCCTTGTTGCTGCTGGTGAGTTGTCAAGTTAATAATCAGACTGCAAGCAATCAGGTGCAGGTGAAGGTGGCGCGGGTAGTGAGTGGGCAAAGTTTGGACGTTTTAGGTATGGCTGAACAACCAAATTTGATTTCTCGCGTCCGGTTGGTTGGGATTGATGCACCAGATTTTCAACAACGCCCTTGGGGAGATGAGTCTCGACAAGTTTTAGAGACGTTGATTGGTGAGCCAGAAAAACCCGTAATTCTGGAATTTGATGTGTCAGCCAAAGATAAAATGGGTCGGACTTTGGCTTATGTGTGGAAAGATCAGCAGTTATTGAATGAAGAAGTCCTTAAACAAGGATATGCGATATTTGTGGGGCGATCGCCTAATCACAAATATGACCAGCGCTTGGAACGCGCCCAACAATGGGCTAGACTCATGGGAAAAGGCATTTGGAACCCAGAAAACCCTATGCGTCTTCCTCCGGCTGAATTTCGTCGTCGGAATCTTTAA
- a CDS encoding inositol monophosphatase family protein, giving the protein MTNLQIFLDIATEAALAAGAVLQGYLGKLEDAITEKGRPGDLVTAADKASEVVILEILRRHFPEHSILAEESGKLGNQDNQYLWAIDPLDGTTNYAHQYSAFAVSIGLLVNGVPQVGVIYDPFHDELFRAATGLGATRNRHSIKVSEISELSKSLLVTGFAYDRRETPDNNYAEFCHLTHLTQGVRRSGSAALDLAYVACGRVDGYWERGISPWDVVAGIVLLREAGGKVTAYDGTAFKIESGRILATNGNIHHNLSRELVEVPPLSSWK; this is encoded by the coding sequence ATGACTAATTTACAAATTTTTCTAGATATTGCTACGGAAGCGGCGTTGGCTGCGGGTGCGGTTTTGCAAGGGTATTTGGGTAAGTTAGAAGATGCTATTACTGAAAAAGGTCGTCCTGGTGATTTAGTCACTGCGGCGGATAAGGCCTCGGAAGTGGTGATTTTGGAAATTTTGCGTCGCCACTTTCCCGAACATTCTATCCTGGCTGAGGAATCCGGGAAGTTAGGCAATCAAGATAACCAGTACCTCTGGGCAATTGACCCCTTAGATGGTACAACCAATTACGCTCACCAATATTCCGCTTTTGCTGTTTCCATTGGCTTATTAGTTAATGGTGTGCCGCAAGTTGGTGTGATTTATGACCCTTTTCATGATGAGCTATTTCGGGCTGCTACTGGCTTGGGAGCGACGCGCAACCGCCATTCTATCAAGGTTTCAGAAATATCTGAACTGAGTAAAAGCCTGCTGGTAACGGGATTTGCCTATGATCGCCGGGAAACACCGGATAATAACTATGCAGAATTTTGTCACTTGACTCATCTCACCCAAGGCGTTAGGCGTAGCGGTTCCGCCGCCCTGGATTTGGCTTATGTTGCTTGTGGGCGTGTTGATGGTTACTGGGAACGGGGAATCTCTCCTTGGGATGTTGTCGCAGGTATAGTATTATTAAGAGAAGCTGGGGGTAAAGTTACTGCCTATGATGGTACTGCTTTCAAAATAGAATCAGGTAGAATTCTGGCTACTAATGGTAATATTCACCATAATCTGAGTCGTGAATTGGTAGAGGTTCCACCTTTGTCGAGCTGGAAGTGA
- a CDS encoding J domain-containing protein, with the protein MSFKIDSGLFKYDFIDNHAILCVAVDANVKEIRERYLQIARRLHPDSRTVISAGEKQLANELLSKLVNPAYEHLSKERSRAEYLIVLSQIAKSLVQESSSVELTSDLAKQLVSAPNIDAFYKTAIAKVAATQYESLHQSVKIISQISELNLVYLMRSAANVSTSPSSLAKSKSNSGTPKSNTATPPPAVKEDSPVDQYVRRAQGFIDKKQFSQAKVELQDALKLEPKNSHCHSLVALVYLKQNQVKMAKIHFDNALKLDPTDEIALTWKPKIEKALGQQSGGSKVIPPPDDGTKQPDKSGGRGMFGGFFGGNKK; encoded by the coding sequence ATGTCTTTCAAAATAGATAGTGGATTGTTTAAATATGATTTTATAGATAATCACGCAATTTTATGTGTTGCTGTTGACGCGAATGTCAAGGAAATACGTGAACGTTATCTGCAAATTGCCCGTCGCTTACACCCGGATAGCAGGACGGTAATCTCGGCTGGGGAAAAACAGCTAGCTAATGAATTATTATCCAAGTTGGTTAACCCAGCTTATGAACATCTATCAAAAGAACGCAGTCGCGCCGAATACTTGATTGTGTTGTCTCAAATTGCCAAGTCCTTGGTACAAGAATCTAGTTCAGTGGAATTGACTAGCGACTTGGCTAAACAATTAGTGAGTGCGCCTAATATTGATGCTTTTTACAAAACTGCGATCGCTAAAGTTGCAGCAACCCAATATGAGTCGTTACACCAATCCGTTAAAATCATATCCCAAATCAGCGAGTTAAATTTAGTTTACCTGATGCGGAGTGCTGCCAACGTGTCCACCTCGCCATCGTCATTGGCTAAATCCAAAAGTAATTCAGGTACGCCCAAGTCAAATACAGCCACCCCACCGCCAGCCGTAAAAGAAGATTCGCCTGTAGATCAGTATGTCCGTCGCGCTCAAGGTTTTATTGACAAAAAACAATTTAGTCAAGCCAAGGTGGAGTTACAGGATGCTCTGAAGCTAGAACCTAAAAATAGTCACTGTCATAGTTTGGTCGCTTTGGTGTATTTGAAGCAAAATCAGGTAAAAATGGCCAAAATTCATTTTGATAATGCTTTGAAATTAGATCCCACTGATGAAATAGCGTTGACATGGAAACCTAAAATAGAAAAGGCTTTAGGGCAACAATCGGGTGGCTCGAAAGTAATTCCACCTCCTGATGATGGAACTAAGCAACCAGATAAGTCTGGAGGTCGTGGGATGTTTGGTGGTTTTTTTGGTGGGAATAAAAAATAA
- a CDS encoding ATP phosphoribosyltransferase regulatory subunit produces the protein MVYQPAAGARDLLPLDVAQKRWIEDRLQQVFHRWGYHRIITSTLERMDTLMAGEAIQRQMVIQLQNGEDEELGLRPELTASIARAVATRMADVTYPQRLYYNANVFRRTWENRHNRQQEFYQSGVELLGVGGLLANAEVLLLARNCLTALGLPDWHLILGEAGITRSLLDAFPVNIQAQVRSAIAHLDRIAIDTLPLSDELRDRARIMMDLRGDSADVLQKVSSLGLAPEQQEIVNHLKSVVELLQSEGEFPLILDLSLIQTIDYYTGIVFEIVSDTGSQARVLGRGGRYDKLLGLYHPQGEDIPGIGFVLNIEDLYQVLLSTQQLPQSTPASDWLVVAQTPNVEAAAFAHAQKLRDSTDLVRVEMDLGGTDVEAMRKYASDRGITQIAWIKSDGEIVNESLR, from the coding sequence ATGGTGTATCAACCAGCAGCGGGAGCCAGGGATTTATTACCTTTAGATGTGGCTCAAAAACGCTGGATTGAAGATCGGTTACAGCAGGTGTTTCATCGGTGGGGATATCACAGGATTATCACTTCCACGTTGGAACGCATGGATACTTTGATGGCGGGAGAAGCAATTCAACGCCAGATGGTGATTCAACTGCAAAATGGTGAAGATGAAGAATTAGGATTGCGTCCAGAGTTGACTGCTTCTATTGCTCGTGCAGTGGCTACGCGCATGGCAGATGTCACCTATCCGCAACGTCTATACTACAATGCCAATGTTTTCCGCCGTACTTGGGAAAACAGGCACAATCGCCAGCAAGAGTTTTATCAATCTGGGGTGGAGTTGTTAGGTGTGGGCGGATTGTTGGCAAATGCCGAAGTCCTGCTATTGGCGAGAAACTGTTTAACTGCACTGGGTTTGCCAGATTGGCATTTAATTCTGGGCGAAGCGGGAATTACGCGATCGCTCCTTGATGCCTTTCCGGTGAATATTCAAGCTCAAGTTCGCAGTGCGATCGCCCATCTGGATCGCATTGCCATAGATACTTTACCCTTGAGCGATGAACTACGCGATCGCGCCAGAATCATGATGGATCTACGCGGTGACAGCGCTGATGTCTTGCAAAAAGTCAGTAGCCTTGGTTTAGCTCCAGAGCAACAAGAAATAGTAAATCACCTCAAATCTGTGGTAGAGTTATTACAATCAGAAGGGGAGTTTCCTTTAATTCTTGATCTCAGCTTGATCCAAACCATCGACTACTACACTGGTATAGTCTTTGAAATCGTCAGCGATACAGGTTCACAAGCGAGAGTTTTAGGGCGTGGTGGTCGCTACGACAAGCTTTTAGGATTATATCATCCCCAAGGCGAAGATATTCCCGGTATTGGTTTTGTACTGAATATCGAAGATCTATACCAAGTTCTTTTATCTACACAGCAATTACCACAATCAACCCCAGCTAGTGACTGGTTAGTAGTAGCCCAGACACCAAATGTTGAAGCTGCGGCCTTTGCCCACGCCCAAAAACTGCGTGATTCTACAGATTTGGTAAGGGTAGAAATGGATTTAGGTGGCACAGATGTGGAAGCTATGAGAAAATACGCAAGCGATCGCGGCATTACCCAAATTGCCTGGATTAAATCCGATGGTGAAATTGTGAATGAATCATTGCGTTAG
- a CDS encoding indolepyruvate ferredoxin oxidoreductase subunit alpha produces the protein MPHTIVTDVCEGVADCVDACPVACIHEGPGKNVKGTDWYWIDFATCIDCGICIEVCPVADAIVPEERSDLQKTP, from the coding sequence ATGCCGCACACGATTGTAACTGATGTTTGTGAAGGTGTTGCTGACTGCGTAGATGCTTGTCCAGTAGCTTGTATTCATGAAGGCCCAGGTAAAAATGTCAAAGGAACCGATTGGTATTGGATTGATTTTGCCACCTGTATCGATTGTGGTATATGTATCGAAGTTTGCCCTGTAGCAGATGCGATCGTTCCAGAAGAACGATCTGATTTGCAAAAAACACCGTAA
- a CDS encoding PEP-CTERM sorting domain-containing protein (PEP-CTERM proteins occur, often in large numbers, in the proteomes of bacteria that also encode an exosortase, a predicted intramembrane cysteine proteinase. The presence of a PEP-CTERM domain at a protein's C-terminus predicts cleavage within the sorting domain, followed by covalent anchoring to some some component of the (usually Gram-negative) cell surface. Many PEP-CTERM proteins exhibit an unusual sequence composition that includes large numbers of potential glycosylation sites. Expression of one such protein has been shown restore the ability of a bacterium to form floc, a type of biofilm.): MPSQISQVAGMIVWLGNTTNRVNGKSRETFAKLMTKNSITTISKILAFGLSTTAIGLMSAQAATAATFDVNFTQLAGSINTGANTNEIGIFRANLSGLGSDLNSILFQDSNNLAGLGGQFSGFDLDSIKLSTTLINNATDINTFAGLNVFDFSAANTVFTPGTQRTPTDPALFGTTGGNVNNAVATLGSFDGSLIDTDLNNNDPTDLVGNGFVSLGDGGSILFNLTSAVSTDGPLYLYVGEVGNNGEFPGPLTATVADVPVDPQPPVSVPEPASIAALSLMGIYFASRRRQTTKPV, encoded by the coding sequence ATGCCTAGTCAAATTTCTCAGGTAGCAGGTATGATTGTTTGGTTGGGTAATACAACAAACCGTGTAAACGGTAAATCACGCGAGACTTTTGCAAAACTTATGACCAAAAACAGCATAACTACCATTTCTAAGATATTGGCATTCGGTCTGTCTACTACAGCAATTGGCCTGATGTCTGCTCAAGCTGCCACAGCAGCAACATTTGATGTGAACTTTACACAACTAGCAGGTTCCATCAACACAGGCGCTAACACAAATGAAATTGGCATTTTCCGTGCTAATTTGTCTGGTCTTGGCTCCGATCTCAATTCGATTCTGTTCCAGGATAGTAACAACTTGGCTGGACTAGGTGGTCAATTTAGTGGTTTTGATTTAGATTCCATCAAACTCAGCACCACCTTAATTAACAATGCTACAGACATCAACACTTTTGCCGGGTTAAACGTGTTCGATTTTAGTGCAGCCAACACTGTTTTCACTCCAGGAACCCAACGTACTCCTACAGATCCAGCTTTGTTTGGTACGACCGGAGGCAATGTTAATAACGCAGTTGCTACACTGGGAAGCTTTGATGGTAGCTTGATTGATACTGACCTTAATAACAACGATCCCACAGATTTGGTTGGTAACGGATTTGTTAGCTTAGGTGATGGTGGTTCAATTCTATTTAACCTGACTAGTGCCGTTTCTACAGATGGTCCACTATATCTTTACGTTGGAGAAGTGGGTAACAACGGTGAGTTCCCAGGTCCACTTACCGCCACCGTCGCAGATGTTCCAGTCGATCCCCAACCTCCTGTTTCAGTTCCTGAACCTGCTAGTATAGCTGCTTTATCCTTAATGGGAATCTACTTCGCATCGCGCCGTAGACAGACAACAAAGCCTGTATAG
- a CDS encoding ABC transporter ATP-binding protein, whose amino-acid sequence MSGSVKDSTPLLEVKNVHAGYSKDIDILQGVNFRVESGELVTVIGPNGAGKSTLAKTIFGLLTPHTGTITFKGENIAGLKSNQIVRRGMCYVPQISNVFPSLSVEENLEMGAFVRNVPLKPLKEQIFTMFPRLSDRRRQRAGTLSGGERQMLAMGKALMLEPTLLLLDEPSAALSPILVTQVFEQIKQINQTGTAIVLVEQNARKALEMADRGYVLESGRDAISGHGQELLHDPKVGELYLGAGKKH is encoded by the coding sequence ATGTCAGGTTCAGTCAAGGATTCGACTCCACTGCTAGAAGTTAAAAATGTTCACGCCGGATATAGTAAAGATATAGATATCCTGCAAGGGGTGAATTTTCGGGTGGAATCAGGGGAATTGGTAACAGTGATTGGCCCCAACGGTGCGGGTAAATCCACCTTAGCCAAAACTATTTTTGGGCTGTTAACTCCTCACACAGGCACAATTACCTTTAAAGGTGAAAATATTGCTGGACTAAAGTCAAATCAAATAGTCAGGAGGGGAATGTGTTATGTGCCACAAATCTCTAATGTTTTTCCTTCCCTGAGTGTGGAAGAAAATTTAGAAATGGGCGCTTTTGTGCGTAATGTACCCCTGAAACCCCTGAAAGAGCAAATTTTTACCATGTTTCCCAGATTAAGCGATCGCCGTCGTCAACGTGCTGGTACACTATCAGGAGGAGAACGTCAAATGCTGGCTATGGGCAAAGCTTTGATGTTGGAACCGACTTTACTGTTATTGGATGAACCTTCTGCGGCATTATCCCCCATTCTAGTAACGCAAGTATTCGAGCAAATTAAACAAATTAATCAAACAGGTACTGCTATTGTCTTAGTAGAACAAAATGCCCGTAAAGCCTTAGAAATGGCTGACCGTGGTTATGTACTTGAGTCGGGACGCGATGCTATCTCTGGCCACGGTCAAGAATTATTACACGATCCTAAAGTAGGTGAACTATACTTGGGCGCAGGTAAAAAACATTGA
- a CDS encoding DUF4231 domain-containing protein — protein MTTPDLMIEDLIQNPNGESRGNSSVSPEEKRFLTLKIIDKLLIASLLLLSILAISFSENQKFALYGVIALCFVFSLFIINRQLFQDSKKAANEYEANKKAEIYTYLLNNSSWQLKNFTPIKAKALQYCQDLIDDYRRVRDLSRTIYYVLQITTVVFSGITPILVLVDKIEAGQTWLKWLPVICPAIASILASIVTSFPFQKNWVAANTVVELLEAEEEKFILGVTQPYRFSDTSDEVQQQEKASQALEHFIQQVNNIHFQQVQQSSETQTEKKESAPANESQSQPTT, from the coding sequence ATGACTACACCAGATTTGATGATTGAGGATTTAATACAAAATCCCAATGGCGAAAGTAGAGGTAATTCATCAGTTTCGCCAGAGGAAAAAAGATTTTTAACTCTGAAAATAATTGATAAATTGCTGATAGCATCTTTACTATTATTGAGTATTCTGGCGATTAGTTTTTCCGAAAATCAAAAGTTTGCTCTTTATGGTGTTATAGCACTCTGTTTTGTCTTTTCATTATTCATCATCAATAGACAATTATTTCAAGACTCAAAAAAAGCCGCTAATGAGTACGAAGCTAACAAAAAAGCCGAAATCTATACTTATTTATTGAATAATAGCTCTTGGCAGCTCAAAAATTTTACGCCAATTAAAGCTAAAGCTTTACAATACTGTCAAGATTTGATTGACGACTATAGACGAGTTCGGGATTTATCGAGGACAATTTACTATGTTCTGCAAATTACCACGGTGGTTTTTTCCGGAATCACACCTATTTTAGTGCTGGTAGATAAAATAGAAGCAGGACAAACTTGGTTAAAGTGGCTACCGGTTATTTGTCCCGCTATTGCGTCTATACTCGCCAGTATAGTTACGTCGTTCCCCTTTCAAAAGAATTGGGTAGCTGCTAACACAGTAGTAGAATTATTGGAAGCGGAAGAAGAAAAGTTTATTTTGGGCGTGACACAACCTTATCGTTTCTCTGATACTTCTGACGAGGTGCAACAGCAAGAAAAAGCCAGCCAAGCTTTAGAACACTTTATTCAACAGGTGAATAACATTCACTTCCAGCAAGTACAGCAGTCAAGTGAGACGCAGACAGAAAAGAAAGAATCTGCGCCAGCCAATGAATCACAGTCACAACCGACTACCTAA
- the moeB gene encoding molybdopterin-synthase adenylyltransferase MoeB: MLNPNLEEIQLTKDDYERYSRHLILPEIGLEGQKRLKAASVLCIGTGGLGSPLLLYLAAAGIGRIGIVDFDIVDTSNLQRQVIHGTSWVGKPKIESAKNRIHEINPHCQVDLYETRLSAENALDIMKPYDIVVDGTDNFPTRYLVNDACVLLDKPNVYGSIFRFEGQATVFNYEGGPNYRDLYPEPPPPGMVPSCAEGGVLGILPGMIGIIQATETVKIVTGKGTTLSGRLLLYDALEMKFRELKLRPNPIRPVIEKLIDYEQFCGIPQAQAEEAKQQMEMSEMTVKELKELLDSGAKDFVLLDVRNPHEYEIAKIPGAVLIPLPDIENGDGVAKVKEILNGHRLIAHCKLGGRSAKALAILKEAGIEGTNVKGGINAWSKEVDPSVPEY; this comes from the coding sequence ATGCTAAATCCCAACCTGGAAGAAATCCAGTTGACTAAAGACGATTACGAACGCTACTCCCGCCATTTAATCTTGCCAGAAATTGGACTAGAAGGACAAAAGCGTTTAAAAGCTGCCAGTGTATTGTGTATTGGTACTGGTGGACTAGGTTCGCCATTACTGTTATATCTTGCAGCCGCAGGTATTGGACGCATTGGTATAGTAGATTTCGATATCGTCGATACTTCCAACCTCCAACGCCAAGTCATACACGGTACATCCTGGGTAGGTAAACCCAAAATTGAATCCGCAAAAAACCGGATACACGAAATTAACCCCCATTGTCAGGTTGACTTATACGAAACTCGCCTCAGTGCTGAAAACGCCCTGGATATCATGAAACCTTATGATATCGTCGTAGATGGTACTGATAATTTCCCCACCAGATACCTCGTGAATGACGCTTGCGTACTGCTAGATAAGCCGAACGTCTACGGCTCCATTTTCCGATTTGAAGGGCAAGCCACGGTCTTTAACTACGAAGGTGGTCCCAACTATCGTGACCTTTACCCAGAACCACCACCACCAGGAATGGTTCCTTCCTGTGCAGAAGGCGGCGTACTCGGTATTTTACCAGGAATGATTGGAATTATTCAGGCGACAGAAACAGTAAAAATCGTCACAGGAAAGGGTACTACCCTCAGTGGAAGATTACTATTGTACGATGCCTTAGAAATGAAATTTCGGGAATTGAAACTTCGTCCAAATCCCATTCGCCCAGTTATTGAAAAACTGATAGACTACGAACAATTCTGCGGAATTCCCCAAGCTCAAGCAGAGGAGGCTAAACAGCAGATGGAAATGTCAGAAATGACCGTCAAAGAATTAAAAGAATTACTGGATAGCGGCGCAAAAGATTTTGTGCTATTAGATGTCCGTAACCCTCATGAATACGAAATCGCCAAAATTCCTGGTGCTGTATTGATACCCTTACCAGATATTGAAAACGGCGACGGTGTAGCCAAAGTCAAAGAAATCCTCAATGGACATCGCTTAATTGCTCATTGTAAACTAGGCGGACGCTCCGCCAAAGCCTTGGCTATCCTCAAAGAAGCCGGAATTGAGGGGACTAATGTCAAAGGCGGAATAAACGCTTGGAGCAAAGAAGTAGATCCTTCAGTTCCAGAATATTAA
- a CDS encoding Mov34/MPN/PAD-1 family protein, translating to MNSRVLKLLPEHLQIICTHAESTYPEECCGLILGFLGREGKIVMEIMPTENAWNTQADDFPDEPTVQSTRKRYAIAPQVMLQAQKAAGDRGLNIIGIYHSHPDNSATPSECDRLYAWAEYSYIIVSVQNGKAATVKSWILDDHHQFQPESIEKI from the coding sequence ATGAATAGTCGGGTTCTCAAACTCCTTCCTGAACACCTACAAATTATCTGTACTCATGCTGAAAGCACCTACCCAGAAGAATGCTGTGGACTAATTCTCGGTTTTCTGGGTAGGGAGGGTAAAATTGTTATGGAAATAATGCCTACAGAAAACGCTTGGAATACCCAAGCCGATGATTTTCCAGATGAACCCACAGTACAGAGTACCAGAAAACGATATGCGATCGCTCCCCAAGTTATGTTACAGGCACAAAAAGCCGCAGGCGATCGCGGATTAAATATTATCGGTATCTACCACTCCCACCCAGATAATTCCGCTACACCATCAGAATGCGATCGCCTATATGCTTGGGCAGAATACTCATATATAATAGTTTCTGTTCAAAATGGTAAAGCTGCTACAGTCAAAAGTTGGATTCTTGATGATCATCACCAATTCCAACCAGAGTCAATTGAAAAAATTTAA